A region from the Mercenaria mercenaria strain notata chromosome 7, MADL_Memer_1, whole genome shotgun sequence genome encodes:
- the LOC128558805 gene encoding carbohydrate sulfotransferase 15-like → MYSITTYSQITTSVMGMQFCADMNNRLIGFVSVLVVISIVTAMVYLSFDDRHVYLTVRFNDDERNYAAAIEYNRKLLDEYNMKIDGKRYQNASLEIRRTVTENTKLNTCNFTTTEDMDLMKKKRLPFIERFKNPCWYEGKTLLCLPYMYLVGAAKCGTTDLYKKISKHPHFVKPRTKENNWLCDRRFFGNSSLSFYASYFFRMIRERLDRESGPSNLITGDATVFNLQGARRWKYLGQNIGKDEPVENTADYLYHLNSNTRILINVRNPVDRLWSEYLDLTRTREKSAQRFHEIVVRQVRLYNNCLKKRTLRSCMYDNDLSQLAMLSYEEVALKQERCTVMPTEIVMLRAGVYHVFIKDYLKTFPRDQVLIQRLEDIAADTEGSTRRTYKFLGFEMLSDDRMKQIVTMHIINGRKPGNLDKGQMFESTRRLLYEFYKPHNEQLSVLLNDAKYNYGPRD, encoded by the exons ATTAATTGGGTTTGTGTCTGTCCTTGTTGTTATATCTATTGTGACTGCCATGGTTTACTTAAGTTTTGATGATCGACATGTCTACCTAACTGTACGATTTAACGACGATGAACGGAACTATGCTGCAGCAATTGAATACAACAGGAAGTTACTTGACgaatataatatgaaaatagaCGGAAAGAGATACCAGAATGCGTCCTTGGAAATAAGACGAACAGttacagaaaacactaaacttaATACGTGCAATTTTACGACAACTGAAGATATGGACTTGATGAAAAAG aaaagacTTCcttttattgaaagatttaagAACCCATGTTGGTATGAAGGCAAAACACTCCTGTGTTTACCATATATGTACCTTGTCGGGGCTGCTAAGTGTGGTACAACTGACTTGTACAAAAAGATATCAAAACATCCACATTTTGTGAAGCCAAGGACGAAAGAAAATAACTGGTTGTGTGATAGACGTTTTT TTGGAAATAGTTCCTTGTCGTTCTACGCTTCATACTTTTTCCGTATGATTCGTGAGAGGTTAGACAGGGAATCTGGACCTTCCAACCTTATCACAG GTGACGCGACGGTTTTTAATTTACAAGGTGCGAGAAGATGGAAGTACCTGGgacaaaatattggcaaagacGAACCGGTGGAAAACACTGCAGACTATCTGTATCATCTTAACAGCAACACCAGAATCCTTATCAACGTGAGAAACCCAGTTGACAG GTTATGGTCGGAGTACCTTGATCTCACCAGAACTCGAGAAAAATCAGCACAACGTTTTCACGAGATAGTTGTGAGGCAGGTACGGTTGTATAACAACTGTCTGAAGAAACGGACACTTAGAAGCTGCATGTACGATAATGACCTTAGCCAGCTTGCAATG TTGTCTTACGAAGAAGTTGCCTTGAAACAAGAACGATGTACTGTTATGCCTACCGAAATA GTGATGTTACGTGCTGGGGTATACCATGTATTTATAAAAGATTACCTCAAGACATTTCCACGTGATCAAGTGCTTATACAAAGGCTTGAAGACATAGCAGCCGATACTGAGGGCTCCACACGACGGACATATAAATTTTTAGGTTTCG AAATGCTGTCGGACGATCGAATGAAGCAGATTGTTACTATGCATATAATAAATGGAAGAAAACCTGGTAACTTAGATAAAGGACAGATGTTTGAATCCACAAGGCGTTTATTGTATGAGTTTTACAAGCCACACAACGAACAGCTGTCAGTTCTCCTAAATGATGCTAAATACAACTACGGACCACGTGATTAA